The Megalops cyprinoides isolate fMegCyp1 chromosome 9, fMegCyp1.pri, whole genome shotgun sequence genome has a window encoding:
- the ppp2r1bb gene encoding serine/threonine-protein phosphatase 2A 65 kDa regulatory subunit A beta isoform has translation MAGADGDDSLYPIAVLIDELRNEDVQLRLNSIKKLSTIALALGVERTRTELLPFLTDTIYDEDEVLLALAEQLGNFTMLVGGPEYVHCLLPPLESLATVEETVVRDKAVESLRKISQEHSPVDLEVHFEPLVKRLASGDWFTSRTSACGLFSVCYPRVSSTVKAEIRQHFRTLCSDDTPMVRRAAASKLGEFAKVLELDYVKSDIISLFTALASDEQDSVRLLAVEACVSIAQLLPQEDLETLVMPTLRQAAEDKSWRVRYMVADKFSELQKAVGPEITKNDLVPAFQNLLKDCEAEVRAAAANKVKEFCENLPEDSRESIIMSHILPCVKELVSDTNQHVKSALASVIMGLSTILGKDNTVEHLLPLFLAQLKDECPEVRLNIISNLDCVNEVIGIRQLSQSLLPAIVELAEDAKWRVRLAIIEYMPLLAGQLGVEFFDEKLNSLCMAWLVDHVYAIREAATCNLMKLVEKFGAEWAQNTIVPKVLGMANDPNYLHRMTTLFCINSLSEACGQEITTKHMLPVVLKMSTDPVANVRFNVAKSLQKIGPVLDSSALQAEVKPVLEKLASDQDMDVKYFAQEAISVLALA, from the exons ATGGCGGGAGCCGATGGAGACGATTCTCTCTACCCCATCGCCGTGCTCATCGACGAGCTGCGGAACGAGGATGTTCAG CTGCGGCTGAACAGCATCAAGAAGCTGTCCACCATCGCCCTGGCGCTGGGCGTGGAGCGGACCCGCACCGAGCTGCTGCCCTTCCTCACCG ACACCATCTACGATGAGGATGAAGTACTCCTTGCCCTTGCGGAGCAGCTTGGTAACTTCACCATGCTGGTGGGAGGCCCAGAGTACGTCCACTGTCTCCTG CCCCCTCTGGAGAGCCTGGCCACCGTGGAGGAGACGGTGGTGCGGGACAAGGCGGTGGAGTCCCTGCGGAAGATCTCCCAGGAGCACTCGCCCGTGGACCTGGAGGTGCACTTCGAGCCCCTGGTGAAGCGGCTGGCCAGCGGGGACTGGTTCACCTCCCGCACCTCCGCCTGCGGCCTCTTCAGCGTCTGCTATCCCCGCGTCTCCAGCACCGTCAAGGCCGAGATCCGCCA GCACTTCCGCACACTATGCTCAGATGACACGCCCATGGTGCGTCGCGCCGCGGCCTCCAAGCTGGGCGAGTTTGCCAAAGTCCTGGAGCTGGACTACGTCAAGAGTGACATCATCTCCCTCTTCACCGCGCTGGCCTCTGACGAGCAG GACTCTGTGCGGCTGCTGGCGGTGGAGGCGTGTGTCAGCATCGCCCAGCTGCTGCCTCAGGAGGACCTGGAGACGCTGGTGATGCCCACCCTGCGCCAGGCGGCCGAGGACAAGTCCTGGAGGGTGCGCTACATGGTGGCCGACAAGTTCTCCGAG CTCCAGAAGGCTGTGGGTCCAGAGATCACCAAGAACGACCTGGTGCCGGCCTTCCAGAACCTTCTGAAGGACTGCGAGGCCGAGGTCCGGGCTGCTGCAGCTAACAAGGTCAAAG AGTTCTGTGAGAATCTTcctgaggacagcagagagagcatcATCATGAGCCACATTCTGCCCTGCGTCAAG gagctggtgtCCGACACCAATCAGCATGTGAAGTCAGCTCTGGCGTCCGTCATCATGGGCCTTTCCACCATCCTGGGGAAGGACAACACCGTGGAGCATCTGCTGCCCCTCTTCCTGGCCCAGCTGAAGGACGAG tgcCCTGAGGTGCGTCTGAACATCATCTCTAACCTGGACTGCGTGAACGAGGTGATCGGGATCCGCCAGCTGTCTCAGTCCCTGCTGCCTGCCATCGTGGAGCTGGCTGAGGATGCCAAGTGGAGGGTGCGGCTGGCTATCATCGAGTACATGCCCCTGCTGGCGGGACAGCTG ggtgTGGAGTTCTTCGATGAGAAGCTGAATTCCCTGTGCATGGCGTGGCTGGTGGACCATG TGTATGCCATCCGAGAGGCAGCCACCTGTAACCTGATGAAGCTGGTGGAGAAGTTCGGCGCGGAGTGGGCCCAGAACACCATCGTCCCCAAAGTGCTGGGGATGGCCAACGACCCCAACTACCTGCACCGGATGACCACCCTCTTCTGCATCAAC TCTCTGTCAGAGGCCTGTGGACAGGAGATCACCACTAAACACATGCTTCCAGTGGTCCTGAAAATGTCAACTGACCCGGTTGCCAACGTTCGCTTCAACGTAGCCAAATCCCTCCAGAAGATCGGCCCAGTCTTAGACAGCAG TGCTTTGCAGGCGGAGGTGAAGCCCGtgctggagaagctggccagcGACCAGGACATGGATGTGAAGTACTTTGCCCAGGAGGCCATCAGCG TTCTGGCCCTGGCTTAA